CGGCGGCTGGTTTACACTGGCCGCCGTCTTTATTGCAGCGCCCTTCTTGTTTGACCATACCGCCGGCGCTTTCAACGGATTCGATTCACCATGAAAATCATCATTCTTGGCGCCGGCCAGGTCGGCGGTACGCTGGCCGAACACCTCGCGCGCGAAGAGAACGATATCACCGTGGTCGACACCAACACGGCCAAGCTCCGCGAGCTTCACACGCGTCTCGATATCCGCACCGTCACCGGCGCCGGCTCCTACCCCATCGTGCTGCGCCAGGCCGGCTGCGAGGACGCCGACATGCTGATCGCCGTCACCAACTCCGACGAAGTCAACATGATCGCCTGCCAGGTGGCGCATACGCTGTTTCGCACGCCGACCAAGATCGCCCGGGTGCGCGCTACGCCCTATCTGACCCGCAAGGGCCTGTTCGCCCACGAAGCGATTCCCATCGATGTCTTGATCAGCCCCGAGCAGGTGGTCACCGATCACGTGCGCCGCTTGATCGAACACCCGGGGGCGCTGCAGGTGCTGGAATTCGCCGGTGGGCTCGTCCAGCTCGTGGCGGTCAAGGCGTTCTACGGCGGCCCGTTGGTGGGCCAGGACCTCGCCTTTCTGGGGCGCCACATGCCCAACGTCGACACCCGCGTAGCGGCCATCTACCGGCGTAACCGGCCTATCATCCCGCGCGGCGATACGGTGATCGAAGCCGACGACGAGGTGTTCTTTCTCGCCGCGCGGCGCGATATCCGCGCGGTGATGAGCGAGCTCAGGCGCGTCGAGCGCGGCTTTCGCCGGGTGGTGATCGCCGGCGGCGGCAACATCGGCGAGCGCCTGGCCGAGCATCTCGAGCACAGCCATCAGGTCAAGATCATCGAGCACAGTCTCGAGCGCTGTACCACGCTCTCCGAGCGGCTCGACCGTACCGTGGTGCTCCACGGCAGCGCCACCAGCAAGCGGCTGCTCGAGGAGGAGAACATCGAGGATTGCGACATCTTCTGCGCGCTGACCAACGACGACGAGGTCAACATCATGTCGTCGCTTCTGGCCAAGCGGCTGGGGGCCAAGAAGGTGCTGACGCTGATCAACAACGCCGCCTACGTGGATCTGGTGCAGGGCGGCGAGATCGATATCGCCATTTCACCCCAGCAGGCGACCATCGGTAGCCTCTTAACCCACGTGCGCCGGGGCGATATCGTCAACGTGCATTCGCTCAGACGCGGGGCTGCCGAAGCGATCGAGGCGATCGCCCACGGCGACAAGCAGTCGTCGAAAGTGGTGGGCCGGGCGGTGCGCGACATCGACCTGCCCGAGGGCACGACCATCGGGGCGATGGTGCGCGGCAAGGAGGTCATTATCGCCCACGGGGACGCCACGGTGGAAAGCGGCGATCACGTGATTCTGTTCGTGATCGACAAGCGCCGGATTCGCGACGTCGAGCGGCTATTCCAGGTCGGTTTGACGTTCTTTTAAGCGCCCCATGTCATTACAAACATTGGCCAGGAGCTGCGGGATTCCATGAGTTTGAGGGTCATTTTACGCATTCTAGGGCTGCTCTTGATGCTGTTCAGCCTCACCATGCTGCCCCCGATGCTGATATCGCTCTGGTTTCGCGACGGTGTCTGGTACGCCTTCGCCAGCGGCATCGCCATTACCGTGATCACCGGCCTACTGTTGTACCTGCCCAACCGGCGCGCGCGCAAGGAGCTGCGCATTCGCGACGGGTTCATCATCGCGGCGATGTTCTGGACGGTGCTGGCGTTTTTCGGCTCGATTCCGCTGATGCTCTTCGGTCCGAGTGCGCTGCACTTCACCGACGCGGTGTTCGAGTCGTTTTCCGGGCTCACCACCACGGGGGCGACGGTGATCACCGGCATCGATTTTCTACCGGAATCGATTCGCTACTACCGCCAGCAGCTGCAGTGGCTCGGCGGCATGGGGATCGTGGTGCTGGCGGTGGCGATCCTGCCGACGCTCGGCGTCGGCGGCATGGCACTTTACCGCACCGAAATCCCCGGGCCGCTCAAGGACTCCAAGCTCACCCCGCGCATCACCGAAACCGCCAAGGCGCTCTGGTACATCTACGCCACGCTGACCATGGCGTGCCTGGTGGCTTACATGCTGGCGGGCATGAGCTGGTTCGACGCGCTCGGCCACAGCTTTTCGACCGTGGCGATCGGCGGCTTCTCCACCCACGATGCCAGCATCGGCTACTTCAATAGCCCCGCCATCGAGCTGATCTGCGTGGTCTTCATGCTGGTCTCGGCGTTCAGCTTCAGCCTGCACTTCATCGCCTGGCGCGAAAAACGCCTGCTGCACTACTTCGAGGACCCGGAGGCGCGTTTTTTAATGCTGTTTCTGGTGGGGCTGGTGCTGATCGCCGCTTTCACGCTCTGGTTTACCGACACCTACGATACGCTGCACAGCCTGCGCCATGCGCTGTTCGAGGTGGTATCGGTGGCGACCACCGCGGGCTTCGCCGTGGCGGATTTCTCCGCCTGGCCGGGGGCGCTGCCGTTCATGCTGTTCGTGGCGGCCTTCATCGGCGGCTGCTCCGGCTCCACGGCCGGCGGTATGAAGGTGATCCGTATCATCCTGATTTTGAAACAGGGCATGCGCGAGGTCATGCGCCTGATCCACCCCAACGCGGTGATCGCGGTGAAGGTCGGTAAGGTCAGCGTGCCGGACAGCATCGCCCAGGCCGTGTGGGGCTTTTTCTCCGCCTACGTGATGCTGTTCTTTTTGATGCTGGTCGGCGTCATGGCCACCGGAGTGGATCAAATCACCGCCTGGTCCACCGTGGGCTCGGCGCTCAACAATCTGGGCCCGGCTCTGGGCGAGGCCAGCGAGCACTACGGCGACATGCCCAACCTCGCCAAATGGATTCTGGTCGTGGCGATGCTGCTGGGCCGCCTGGAAATCTTTACCGTACTGGTTTTATTCACTCCCGCATTCTGGCGCCGCTAGCGCCGCCCGGGGGCCACCTTATGTTAGCGAGATACTCATGACGCACGACGCTCCCCCCCCGATGGGCCGCGAGTTCGAGACGCTGCCCGCGACCAGCGGCCCGCTGAAGGCCATCGAGATCGAAGGCACCCGCTATACGCTACTGGGCACCGCCCACGTGTCGGCCCAAAGCGCCGACGACGTGACGCGGCTTCTCGACAGCGGCGCCTTCGACGCCGTGGCGATCGAACTTTGCGACGCCCGCCACCACAGCATGACCAACCCGGACGCCATGGGCGAGCAGGACCTTTTTCAGGTCTTCAAGCAGGGCAAGGCGGGCATGGTGGCGGCAAGCCTGGCGCTGGGCGCGTTTCAGCAGCGCATCGCCGAGCAGTCCGGCATCCAGCCCGGCGCCGAGATGCGCGCCGCGGTTGAGGCCAGCCAAACCCACGCGCTGCCGCTTTTGATGATCGACCGCGACGTCGGCGTGACGCTCAAGCGGATCTATCGCAACGTGCCCTGGTGGCAGCGCATGTCGCTGTTCACCGGGCTGATCGGCAGCGTCATGTCGCGCCAGGACGTCTCGAAGGAGGAGATCGAGAAGCTCAAGGAGGGCGACATGCTGGAGGCGACCTTTAGCGAGTTCGCCAATGAGTCGGAGAACCTCTACACGCCGCTGATTCGCGAACGCGACCGCTACATGGCGCTGCGCCTTGCCGAGCAAGCCCCACCCGGGCGCTACAAGAACGTGCTGGTGGTACTCGGCGCCGGGCACCTGAAAGGCACCGCCGAGCACCTGGAGGCGCCGCTGCCGAAGAACCCGACCACCGAGCGCGAGGCGCTCGAGCATACGCCGCCGCCGTCGAAGCTCTGGAAGGCACTGCCCTGGCTGATCACCGCGCTGGTCATTACGGGCTTCGCGATCGGCTTTTCGCGCAACACCGAGCTTGGCTGGCAGCTGGTGCTGGAGTGGTTCTTGATCAACGGTATTCTTTCCGGTGGGGCGACGATTCTGGCGCTGGCTCACCCGGTCACGATCATCTCCACCTTCTTCGCCGCCCCGCTGACCTCGCTCAACCCGACCATCGGCGCCGGGTTCGTGGCCGCCGGGGTCG
The window above is part of the Halomonas sp. GD1P12 genome. Proteins encoded here:
- the trkA gene encoding Trk system potassium transporter TrkA, whose product is MKIIILGAGQVGGTLAEHLAREENDITVVDTNTAKLRELHTRLDIRTVTGAGSYPIVLRQAGCEDADMLIAVTNSDEVNMIACQVAHTLFRTPTKIARVRATPYLTRKGLFAHEAIPIDVLISPEQVVTDHVRRLIEHPGALQVLEFAGGLVQLVAVKAFYGGPLVGQDLAFLGRHMPNVDTRVAAIYRRNRPIIPRGDTVIEADDEVFFLAARRDIRAVMSELRRVERGFRRVVIAGGGNIGERLAEHLEHSHQVKIIEHSLERCTTLSERLDRTVVLHGSATSKRLLEEENIEDCDIFCALTNDDEVNIMSSLLAKRLGAKKVLTLINNAAYVDLVQGGEIDIAISPQQATIGSLLTHVRRGDIVNVHSLRRGAAEAIEAIAHGDKQSSKVVGRAVRDIDLPEGTTIGAMVRGKEVIIAHGDATVESGDHVILFVIDKRRIRDVERLFQVGLTFF
- a CDS encoding TrkH family potassium uptake protein, with translation MSLRVILRILGLLLMLFSLTMLPPMLISLWFRDGVWYAFASGIAITVITGLLLYLPNRRARKELRIRDGFIIAAMFWTVLAFFGSIPLMLFGPSALHFTDAVFESFSGLTTTGATVITGIDFLPESIRYYRQQLQWLGGMGIVVLAVAILPTLGVGGMALYRTEIPGPLKDSKLTPRITETAKALWYIYATLTMACLVAYMLAGMSWFDALGHSFSTVAIGGFSTHDASIGYFNSPAIELICVVFMLVSAFSFSLHFIAWREKRLLHYFEDPEARFLMLFLVGLVLIAAFTLWFTDTYDTLHSLRHALFEVVSVATTAGFAVADFSAWPGALPFMLFVAAFIGGCSGSTAGGMKVIRIILILKQGMREVMRLIHPNAVIAVKVGKVSVPDSIAQAVWGFFSAYVMLFFLMLVGVMATGVDQITAWSTVGSALNNLGPALGEASEHYGDMPNLAKWILVVAMLLGRLEIFTVLVLFTPAFWRR
- a CDS encoding TraB/GumN family protein gives rise to the protein MTHDAPPPMGREFETLPATSGPLKAIEIEGTRYTLLGTAHVSAQSADDVTRLLDSGAFDAVAIELCDARHHSMTNPDAMGEQDLFQVFKQGKAGMVAASLALGAFQQRIAEQSGIQPGAEMRAAVEASQTHALPLLMIDRDVGVTLKRIYRNVPWWQRMSLFTGLIGSVMSRQDVSKEEIEKLKEGDMLEATFSEFANESENLYTPLIRERDRYMALRLAEQAPPGRYKNVLVVLGAGHLKGTAEHLEAPLPKNPTTEREALEHTPPPSKLWKALPWLITALVITGFAIGFSRNTELGWQLVLEWFLINGILSGGATILALAHPVTIISTFFAAPLTSLNPTIGAGFVAAGVELYMRKPKVRDFSSLRHDVTALKGWWKNRVSRTLLVFILATLGSAVGTWVAGFRIAGALFGSAA